CCCTCACCTGTTTTAAGCATAACGCTCCCTGCGCCTTCTTAACCTAATGCGGTTAGCGAAGGAGAAATCCCTGACGTCACTGCGAAGTTTCATTCACTTGAAGTTCATGTTTTACCATCTGATTATGAAAAAAAACTTACCTCATTCTTTATCGATCGTAAGCCTGCATGCCCTGTCGCAACAAAGCAGTTGTTTCAGACTGTTCGCTGTATGCCTGTTATTACTTCTCCAGCAGCAGTTTGCACTGGCTGCTCCACCCGCTGCTCCTGAAGGGGGAAGGGCCGGGCAGACTCCCGGTGCTGCCTCTGGCCTTCACGCCGGAGTTGGCAACGTATATACCGCAGGCATTAACGCAGCCGCCCCCACCCCGGCCGGCAAGGGAGACTTCGAAGCCTACTTCCCCGAATTAAACAATGTGCCAACTGCCGGCACCGTGTCAGTGCAATGGGACAAAACCATCGGTGGAAATAAAGGGGATGTCCTCTTCTCTCTCCAGCAAACCAGTGATGGGGGCTACATCCTGGGTGGTCGCTCCGAATCATCAGCCAGCGGGGATAAAACAGGGGCCAGTAGAGGAACGACTGATTACTGGGTGGTGAAGTTGAATGCGGCCGGCCAGAAAGAGTGGGACAAAACCTTCGGCGGAAGTGATATTGACATATTATCCTCTATACAGCAAACGAGCGACGGGGGCTATATCCTCGGTGGGTATTCCCACTCCGGCATCAGTGGCGACAAGACCGAAGCCAGCAAAGGTGCCTGTTATCCCGACGATGAAGGTAATCCTGCGTGTTCTACTGATTACTGGGTAGTGAAAGTGGATGCAGCAGGTGAGAAACAGTGGGACAGGACCTACGGCGGAAGTGGATATGACTATCTCATCTCCCTTCAGCAAACGAGCGACGGCGGTTACATCCTGGGAGGATATTCTGATTCTCCAGTCAGCGGCGATAAAACAGAGGCTAACGAGGGAAGTTATGATTACTGGGTGGTGAAACTGGACGCGGCCGGAGAGAAGGAGTGGGACCGGAACTACGGCGGAAGTGTAACCGATAGACTTAGATCTCTGCAGCAGACCAGCGACGGGGGCTATATCCTCGGCGGGACCACTAGCCCCCTATACAGCGGCGAGAAAAGCGAGGCCAGCAGAGGAGGTAGTGACTATTGGGTGGTGAAAGTGGATGCCAACGGCGACAAAGAGTGGGACAGAACCTACGGCGGCAGTAATAACGATGGACTTCAATCCCTTCAGCAGACCAGCGACGGGGGCTATATCCTCGGCGGGTTTTCCGCTTCTCCAATCAGCGGCGAGAAAAGCGAGGCCAACAAAAGCCTTTGTAGCGAATCCTGGTGTACTGATTACTGGGTGGTGAAAGTGGATGCCAGCGGCGATAAAGAATGGGACAGAACCTATGGCGGAAGTGAACACGACAACCTCTACTCCCTTCAGCAGACCAGTGATGGGGGCTATATCCTTGGTGGAACCTCTATTTCTCCAGTCAGCGGGGACAAGACCGAAGCCAGCAAAGGAAGTAGTGATTATTGGGTGGTGAAAGTGGATGCCAGCGGCGACAAAGAATGGGACAGAACCTACGGCGGCAATGGATACGAAAGCCTTGAATCAGTTCAGCAGACCAGCGAAGGCGGCTACATCATAGGGGGGACCTCTGTATCTGGTAGCAGCGGAGATAAAACTGAACCCTCCAGGGGAGATTATGATTTCTGGGTGGTGAAGCTCAAGGTAGACAGCCCCCCTCCGGTTACCGCTGCGTGGGACCGGCGCTACGGGGGCTCCGGCACCGACCGCTTCACCGTCGTCGTCCCCACCCCCGGCGGCTACCTGGCCGGCGGCTACTCCTCCTCTGCCGTCAGCGGCGACAAGAGCCAGGGCAGCCGGGGCGGCTATGACTTCTGGATCGTCAGGACCGACAGGGACGGCCAGAAAATCTGGGACCGGCGCTACGGCGGCCCATCCGACGATTACCTCAACCGCATCATTCCCACCCTGGACGGCGGCTTTCTCCTGGCCGGCAGCTCCAGGTCCGGCCAGGGCGGCGACAAGAGCCAGCCCAGCCGTGGTTCCCAGGACTTCTGGATCGTCAAGATCTCGGCCACCGGGGAAAAGCAGTGGGACAGGACCTTTGGCGGCAGCGGCCTCGATGACCTGCGCAAGGCCAGCCAACTGCCCTCAGGCGAGTACCTCCTGGCCGGCACCAGCGACTCCCCTTCCAGCGGCGACAGGAGCCAGGGGCGCCGGGGGGGCAACGACTTCTGGGTGCTCAAGCTCAGCGGCGGCGGCGACAAGCTCTGGGACAGGCGCTACGGCGGCAGCGAAAATGAGGAGTTGGAGAGCTTCATGAAAGCCCCGGGCGGGGGCTTCCTCTTAGGCGGCAGCTCGGCCTCCGGCATCAGCGGGGACAAGAGCCAGGAGAGCCGGGGCGGCAGGGATTTCTGGGCGGTGCGCATCGACGGGGATGGCAATCGACTCTGGGACAGGGGCTTTGGCGGAAGCGCAGACGAGGACCTCTACTCCATGGGACGTAATGCCAACGGCGACTTCTTCCTGGCTGGCCACAGCACCTCCGGCGCCGGGGGAGACAAGAGCCAGGGCAGCCAGGGGGGCAAGGACTTCTGGATGCTGCTGGTCAGCGACAGTGGAGAGAAGCTATGGGACAGGCGCTTTGGCGGCAGTGCAGACGAGGAACTGCGCTCCATCATCCAGAGTCACGATGGGGGCTATCTGCTGGCCGGCAAGTCCTTCTCCGGCGCTCGCGGCGACAAGTCGGAAGCCAGCCGGGGCGCTTCCGACTACTGGATCGTGAAGACGGACGCGGAGGGCAACAGAGAGTGGGACAAAACCTTCGGCGGCCCAGGGGCAGAGGAGCTGCGCTACCTGCTGCGCACCGGCGGCGGGGGCTACCTGCTGGGGGGCCGCTCCGACTCGGGCGCTGGGGGCGACAAGAGCCAGCCCAGCCAGGGAGGCACGGACTATTGGCTGGTGCAGGTCTCTCCTTCGGGAGATACACCGTTAGCACAGACCCTGGCCTTGGAGGCGGAAGGATTCTTGGAGCAGGCAGGCCTGGCGGCCTATCCCAACCCCTTCCAAGATAAGATTGCTATCAGATTCTCGCTTGAGCAGACCCAGGCGGCGGAGCTGAAGGTCTACGATAGCCAGGGCCGCGAAGTGGCCGTG
This window of the Pontibacter russatus genome carries:
- a CDS encoding T9SS type A sorting domain-containing protein, with amino-acid sequence MKKNLPHSLSIVSLHALSQQSSCFRLFAVCLLLLLQQQFALAAPPAAPEGGRAGQTPGAASGLHAGVGNVYTAGINAAAPTPAGKGDFEAYFPELNNVPTAGTVSVQWDKTIGGNKGDVLFSLQQTSDGGYILGGRSESSASGDKTGASRGTTDYWVVKLNAAGQKEWDKTFGGSDIDILSSIQQTSDGGYILGGYSHSGISGDKTEASKGACYPDDEGNPACSTDYWVVKVDAAGEKQWDRTYGGSGYDYLISLQQTSDGGYILGGYSDSPVSGDKTEANEGSYDYWVVKLDAAGEKEWDRNYGGSVTDRLRSLQQTSDGGYILGGTTSPLYSGEKSEASRGGSDYWVVKVDANGDKEWDRTYGGSNNDGLQSLQQTSDGGYILGGFSASPISGEKSEANKSLCSESWCTDYWVVKVDASGDKEWDRTYGGSEHDNLYSLQQTSDGGYILGGTSISPVSGDKTEASKGSSDYWVVKVDASGDKEWDRTYGGNGYESLESVQQTSEGGYIIGGTSVSGSSGDKTEPSRGDYDFWVVKLKVDSPPPVTAAWDRRYGGSGTDRFTVVVPTPGGYLAGGYSSSAVSGDKSQGSRGGYDFWIVRTDRDGQKIWDRRYGGPSDDYLNRIIPTLDGGFLLAGSSRSGQGGDKSQPSRGSQDFWIVKISATGEKQWDRTFGGSGLDDLRKASQLPSGEYLLAGTSDSPSSGDRSQGRRGGNDFWVLKLSGGGDKLWDRRYGGSENEELESFMKAPGGGFLLGGSSASGISGDKSQESRGGRDFWAVRIDGDGNRLWDRGFGGSADEDLYSMGRNANGDFFLAGHSTSGAGGDKSQGSQGGKDFWMLLVSDSGEKLWDRRFGGSADEELRSIIQSHDGGYLLAGKSFSGARGDKSEASRGASDYWIVKTDAEGNREWDKTFGGPGAEELRYLLRTGGGGYLLGGRSDSGAGGDKSQPSQGGTDYWLVQVSPSGDTPLAQTLALEAEGFLEQAGLAAYPNPFQDKIAIRFSLEQTQAAELKVYDSQGREVAVLFQGEAQAGKAYQVEWRPTERQAGGMYFLRLHSALETSSQKIILKK